In Flavobacterium sp. CBA20B-1, one DNA window encodes the following:
- a CDS encoding RNA polymerase sigma factor, with the protein MYSEEDLVVLLKQKSEAAFNHLYSHYCGALYGVVLRIVSSKEYTEEVIQDVFVKIWNGIGQYDESKGRLYTWMINIARNTAIDYLKSKSFQNQLKNQSVTDVVYALKEDTINTADFIGFAKVLDQLDADKKELIILAYYQGYTQVEISEKLSIPLGTVKTKMRSTLLKLKELLKEYQ; encoded by the coding sequence ATTTATTCAGAAGAAGATCTCGTTGTTTTATTAAAACAGAAAAGCGAAGCTGCATTTAACCATCTATACAGCCACTATTGTGGTGCTTTGTATGGGGTGGTGTTGCGCATTGTATCGTCTAAAGAATATACCGAAGAAGTTATTCAAGATGTTTTTGTGAAAATATGGAATGGCATTGGGCAATATGATGAATCCAAAGGGCGACTCTACACCTGGATGATTAATATTGCGCGAAATACAGCAATCGATTACTTAAAATCTAAATCATTTCAAAATCAATTAAAAAACCAATCGGTAACAGATGTCGTATATGCTTTAAAGGAAGATACCATAAACACCGCAGATTTTATTGGTTTTGCAAAGGTATTGGATCAATTAGATGCAGATAAAAAAGAACTCATTATATTGGCTTATTATCAAGGTTATACACAAGTGGAAATTTCCGAGAAATTAAGCATACCTTTGGGAACTGTAAAAACAAAAATGCGAAGCACCTTATTAAAATTAAAAGAGTTACTTAAAGAATATCAATAA
- the msrB gene encoding peptide-methionine (R)-S-oxide reductase MsrB gives MHVAFSQSNSFQIKNPYYSRTDTTTLKVSNAVWKKILSKELYQVAREAATERAFTGAYYKHNAKGTYYCAVCGNGLFLSTAKFASTCGWPSFYEPLRKKSVVYKKDESHQMIRTEVLCGRCGSHLGHIFDDGPPPTGKRFCMNSISLHFEPLATSTKLGVF, from the coding sequence ATGCACGTTGCTTTTTCGCAATCAAATTCCTTTCAAATAAAAAACCCTTATTACTCCCGAACAGATACAACTACTTTAAAAGTATCAAATGCCGTTTGGAAAAAAATCCTTTCCAAAGAATTGTATCAAGTTGCCCGCGAAGCTGCCACCGAACGTGCTTTTACAGGTGCTTATTACAAACACAATGCAAAGGGCACTTATTACTGTGCGGTTTGCGGAAACGGTTTGTTTTTATCTACTGCCAAATTTGCATCAACTTGCGGGTGGCCGTCGTTTTATGAGCCTTTGCGCAAAAAAAGTGTGGTGTATAAAAAAGATGAATCGCACCAAATGATACGCACCGAGGTACTTTGCGGAAGATGCGGATCGCATTTAGGACATATTTTTGATGATGGCCCACCGCCAACCGGCAAACGCTTTTGTATGAACTCGATCAGTTTGCATTTTGAACCCCTCGCAACATCAACCAAATTGGGAGTTTTTTAA
- a CDS encoding RHS repeat domain-containing protein — MKPDGADLQSVPIKSNSLFTHVLRLFCYKTQQVWVTTTNLSSTISEEKAGRALDERTAQSAELDDATQMYYYGARYYDPRISIFVSVDPLAEHPKQIGSSPYIYVANNPINLIDPTGMIWERPEDKKRLESDIKSKIKSHEGEIANLTESLTNETKEKRINSINNKIKDYEERIGLLNQSLHDIEMLDQDSRSYFLEDLPESETNSFVHGVGDKIYIQGTNTGEHLHEIRHVGQFLQKGRNLKFVVKNGYNRLTNAGKDLEQISDNEVEAYKIQAAYSGNGSVGMQGVNFIKDIDASKINRNKRFSNGSPMYPLIERFLKLRFN, encoded by the coding sequence TTGAAACCCGATGGCGCGGATTTGCAATCCGTGCCTATAAAAAGCAACAGCCTCTTTACACACGTATTGAGGCTGTTTTGTTATAAAACCCAGCAGGTGTGGGTTACGACAACAAATTTAAGTTCAACGATTTCGGAGGAGAAAGCGGGCAGAGCTTTGGACGAACGAACCGCGCAAAGCGCTGAATTAGACGACGCCACACAAATGTATTATTACGGCGCACGTTATTATGACCCAAGAATTAGTATATTTGTAAGTGTAGATCCGCTAGCGGAACATCCAAAACAAATTGGATCATCACCTTATATTTATGTTGCTAATAATCCTATCAATCTAATAGATCCTACGGGAATGATCTGGGAAAGACCAGAAGATAAAAAGCGTCTAGAAAGCGATATTAAAAGTAAGATTAAAAGTCATGAGGGAGAAATTGCTAATCTTACTGAATCCTTAACTAATGAAACAAAAGAAAAGAGAATTAATTCGATAAATAATAAGATTAAAGACTATGAAGAAAGGATAGGTTTGTTAAATCAATCTTTACATGATATTGAAATGTTAGATCAGGATTCTAGAAGTTATTTTCTTGAAGATTTGCCTGAAAGTGAAACCAATTCATTTGTTCATGGAGTTGGAGATAAAATCTATATCCAAGGAACTAATACTGGAGAACATTTACATGAAATTAGACATGTTGGTCAATTTTTACAGAAAGGAAGAAACCTTAAATTTGTTGTTAAAAACGGTTATAATAGATTAACAAATGCAGGGAAAGATTTGGAGCAAATTTCTGACAATGAGGTTGAAGCTTATAAAATTCAGGCTGCATATAGTGGTAATGGTAGCGTAGGTATGCAAGGTGTAAACTTTATAAAAGATATTGATGCTTCAAAGATTAATAGGAATAAACGTTTTTCGAACGGAAGTCCTATGTATCCTCTTATTGAAAGATTTTTAAAACTTAGATTCAACTAA
- a CDS encoding anti-sigma factor, with translation MNTKEYISSGIIESYILGIATEDEAAILECVMKNNAEVKAAYLEAQKTLEDFATVQAITPPEDLKGKIWSKIQQQANTPTTEPEGNVAPPKPITKERILVKESNSSWKNWAVAASVLFLISIAGNVFWWEHKKQQQNQIKGLTTQLAEQNNALQQVQKRWEVVTNPNIQTITLNGVEQHPDAKALVFWDKETKNVYLHAVNLPEPPEGMQYQLWAIHNGTPISAGMYHPSEDTQVVLSTIGAAQNFAITLEKAGGVAAPTLQNMYVIGAV, from the coding sequence TTGAACACAAAAGAATACATATCGTCTGGAATAATAGAATCGTATATTCTTGGTATTGCTACCGAGGACGAAGCTGCTATTTTAGAATGTGTGATGAAGAATAATGCAGAGGTTAAAGCCGCTTATTTGGAAGCGCAGAAAACCTTGGAAGATTTCGCAACTGTGCAAGCAATTACACCACCAGAAGACTTAAAAGGAAAAATATGGAGTAAAATACAGCAACAGGCGAACACCCCAACAACCGAACCAGAAGGAAATGTTGCACCCCCAAAACCTATTACAAAAGAGCGCATTCTTGTTAAAGAAAGCAACAGCAGTTGGAAAAATTGGGCAGTTGCAGCATCGGTTCTTTTTTTGATAAGTATTGCTGGAAATGTTTTTTGGTGGGAACATAAAAAGCAACAGCAAAACCAAATAAAGGGACTTACGACGCAATTAGCCGAACAAAATAATGCATTGCAACAAGTGCAAAAAAGGTGGGAAGTGGTGACAAACCCCAATATACAAACCATTACTCTGAATGGCGTAGAACAGCATCCCGATGCAAAAGCCTTGGTGTTTTGGGACAAAGAAACCAAGAATGTGTATCTACATGCAGTAAATTTACCCGAACCTCCAGAAGGTATGCAATACCAATTATGGGCAATTCACAATGGCACACCAATCAGTGCGGGTATGTATCATCCATCGGAAGACACCCAAGTGGTACTTTCAACAATTGGTGCGGCTCAGAACTTTGCCATTACTTTGGAAAAAGCGGGCGGAGTAGCAGCGCCTACTTTGCAAAATATGTATGTAATTGGAGCGGTTTAA
- a CDS encoding alanine/glycine:cation symporter family protein yields the protein MERIIYWINDIVWSNVLIALCLFTGLFFSIKLRFPQIRLLREMVRLLFVKEKSSEGISSFQAFTLAISGRIGTGNIAGVATAIAMGGPGAIFWMWTIAFLGSSSAIIEATLSQTYKEVSKGEFRGGPAYYILKGLKNKYLAVLFAIATVVSCGFLLPSVQSNSIALAVEKAFGVNTIVTAAVVCVLLALIIIGGVKRISKVAEIIVPFMAVSYIVMALVIISLNISEVPAMFALIFKSAFGVDATFGGMVGAAISWGVQRGIYSNEAGQGTAPHAAAAAEVSHPYKQGLVQGFSVYVDTLFVCTATALMILFTNQYNVLNDASGFVVENIPGIEPGAAFTQNAISTHFPVIGNEFVAIALMFFAFTTIMAYYYIAESNIDFLFNGKKLKAGIWFLRGLILVSTYLGCVKSAKLAWTLGDIGVGLMAWINLIAILLLHKKAMKVANDYESQRKHNKEPEFHAETAGIDNADFWKPEQ from the coding sequence ATGGAGCGCATCATTTATTGGATTAACGATATAGTTTGGAGTAACGTTTTAATAGCCTTGTGTCTTTTCACGGGATTGTTTTTCAGTATAAAATTACGGTTTCCCCAAATACGTTTACTGCGCGAAATGGTTAGATTGTTGTTTGTAAAAGAAAAGTCTTCAGAAGGAATTTCGTCTTTTCAAGCATTTACATTGGCTATTTCGGGTCGAATAGGCACCGGAAACATTGCTGGTGTGGCAACTGCAATTGCAATGGGAGGTCCGGGAGCCATTTTTTGGATGTGGACTATTGCCTTTTTAGGCAGTTCATCGGCAATTATCGAAGCAACACTTTCACAAACCTACAAGGAAGTCAGCAAAGGTGAATTTCGTGGCGGACCGGCCTATTATATTTTAAAAGGTTTAAAAAATAAATATTTGGCAGTGTTGTTTGCAATTGCAACAGTTGTGAGTTGTGGTTTTTTGTTGCCAAGCGTTCAAAGTAATAGCATTGCTCTTGCGGTTGAAAAAGCATTTGGCGTAAATACCATAGTAACTGCTGCGGTGGTTTGCGTATTGTTGGCTTTAATTATTATCGGCGGAGTGAAACGAATAAGCAAAGTGGCAGAAATTATAGTGCCTTTCATGGCGGTTTCTTACATCGTTATGGCGTTGGTCATTATTTCCTTAAATATTTCCGAAGTGCCTGCAATGTTTGCATTGATTTTTAAATCGGCTTTTGGTGTCGATGCCACATTTGGCGGAATGGTTGGTGCTGCAATAAGTTGGGGCGTTCAGCGAGGAATATACAGCAATGAAGCTGGTCAGGGAACTGCTCCGCATGCCGCAGCTGCTGCCGAAGTTTCACATCCGTACAAACAAGGATTGGTACAAGGGTTTTCGGTGTATGTTGATACGCTTTTTGTGTGCACAGCCACTGCTTTAATGATTCTTTTTACCAACCAATACAATGTGTTGAACGATGCATCGGGGTTTGTAGTGGAAAATATTCCGGGTATAGAACCGGGCGCGGCTTTTACTCAAAATGCCATCAGCACACATTTTCCGGTAATAGGAAACGAATTTGTGGCCATAGCCTTAATGTTTTTCGCTTTTACAACCATAATGGCGTATTATTACATCGCCGAATCGAACATTGATTTTCTTTTCAATGGAAAAAAACTAAAAGCCGGAATATGGTTTTTAAGAGGATTAATTCTAGTTTCTACCTATTTAGGTTGTGTGAAATCTGCAAAATTGGCTTGGACATTGGGCGATATAGGGGTAGGGCTTATGGCGTGGATCAATTTAATAGCTATTTTATTACTGCACAAAAAAGCAATGAAGGTAGCCAATGATTATGAATCGCAAAGAAAGCACAACAAAGAGCCTGAGTTTCATGCCGAAACAGCTGGGATTGACAATGCCGATTTTTGGAAACCTGAACAATAA
- a CDS encoding DUF6850 family outer membrane beta-barrel protein, protein MKNSCSKLILILIICMGFVGNAQDSLTLYQHIDNQNDQLRILNKEYYYNPANMTDYSSYSFSNIALNYQTSNKESYLLQEGASHKKFNFETNSYKKVTKNLTLWGNASYTNTQTEKIQWNNNIDIERINPFVIADSIGGKMNLQTYNFRGGFAKNINTFTYGLQLAYTASLNYKTQDPRPKNTTSDLHLLFGTNYNLNNRYKIGLAAGLNRYIQTSAIKFSSEIRQNALYQMNGLGTYNFYFSNKSQSASYTDFSHKYLVSLGSTNNLFSITAGTFFGNLVKNIELSGNNTYETNRLAIKKKFASITKLYKLNYKFTIGGKIIYNNINNTGTEILYTTNTDVLSKLLENKNYYLKSDEFNFNFIIQFKQTTSNFFAQPFYTVVSTEESTQSNSSYQNFKYSFIGTKLFYLQQLNSKNSINVNANIYQRQLQYTRNNLAVSQIKGINEWLIHDLNIKKTNYTALEVAVRYDKKLAFTQSIYSIFAFDYYRFTNETNNVQLTLSLGISF, encoded by the coding sequence ATGAAAAATAGTTGTTCCAAACTGATTCTAATTTTGATCATTTGTATGGGTTTTGTTGGTAATGCACAAGATTCACTTACATTATACCAGCACATAGATAACCAAAATGACCAACTTAGAATTTTAAATAAAGAATACTACTATAATCCGGCAAATATGACGGACTATAGTAGCTATTCTTTTTCGAATATCGCTTTAAATTATCAAACTTCGAACAAAGAATCATATCTTTTGCAAGAAGGTGCATCACACAAGAAGTTTAATTTTGAAACTAATTCGTATAAAAAAGTTACCAAAAATTTGACTTTGTGGGGCAACGCTTCTTATACAAATACACAAACCGAAAAAATTCAATGGAACAACAATATTGATATTGAACGAATAAACCCCTTTGTTATTGCTGATTCAATCGGTGGAAAAATGAATTTGCAAACTTATAATTTTAGAGGTGGCTTTGCCAAAAATATTAATACATTTACTTATGGTCTGCAATTGGCATACACGGCAAGTTTAAATTATAAAACCCAAGATCCCCGACCAAAAAACACTACATCTGATTTACATTTATTGTTTGGTACTAATTATAATTTGAATAATCGTTATAAAATTGGTTTAGCTGCGGGTTTAAACAGATACATACAAACATCTGCTATAAAATTTTCTAGCGAAATAAGGCAAAATGCATTGTATCAAATGAATGGTTTAGGAACCTATAATTTCTATTTTAGCAATAAATCACAAAGTGCGTCTTATACCGATTTTTCACATAAATATCTTGTTTCATTAGGGTCAACAAACAATTTATTTTCAATAACAGCTGGTACTTTTTTTGGTAATTTAGTAAAAAATATAGAATTAAGTGGAAACAACACTTATGAAACTAATAGATTGGCAATTAAAAAAAAATTTGCAAGTATTACTAAACTCTATAAATTAAATTACAAATTTACAATTGGTGGTAAAATAATCTATAACAATATAAATAATACTGGAACAGAAATCTTATATACAACTAACACCGATGTTCTATCAAAACTGTTAGAAAATAAAAATTATTATTTAAAGAGTGATGAGTTTAATTTCAATTTTATTATACAATTTAAACAGACCACTTCTAATTTTTTTGCTCAACCTTTTTATACAGTAGTTTCTACGGAAGAAAGTACACAAAGCAATTCATCTTATCAAAATTTCAAATACAGTTTTATTGGAACAAAACTGTTTTACTTACAACAATTAAACAGTAAAAACAGTATAAATGTGAACGCAAACATTTACCAACGTCAATTACAATATACCAGAAATAATTTGGCTGTATCGCAAATCAAAGGCATTAATGAATGGTTGATTCATGATCTTAATATAAAAAAAACAAATTATACGGCACTAGAAGTTGCTGTTAGATACGACAAAAAACTAGCGTTTACCCAATCAATTTATAGTATATTCGCATTTGATTATTATCGGTTTACTAATGAAACAAATAATGTACAATTAACTTTAAGTTTAGGAATCTCTTTTTAA
- a CDS encoding DinB family protein — MEKQKLIRTFVTNHEMVLNAIDLLTEQEFNYHSEGKWSAGQQLQHLLLTIQPFSTVLIRKDFILDKFGPINRAIWDEQTVFKHYLSSSRKAPEQFIPDDYVFFETKKELMAAVLKNVKNIQELLLSFSDAELDTLTLPHPLVGRLTIREMFYLMSYHPLHHLKQIKEQLLEKDA; from the coding sequence ATGGAAAAACAAAAATTAATACGAACATTTGTAACCAATCACGAAATGGTTTTAAATGCTATTGATTTATTAACCGAACAAGAATTTAATTATCACAGCGAAGGCAAATGGTCTGCGGGACAACAGCTACAGCATTTATTACTTACCATACAACCCTTTTCTACCGTACTTATCAGGAAAGATTTTATTTTGGATAAATTTGGCCCAATCAACAGAGCTATTTGGGATGAACAAACGGTTTTTAAGCACTATTTAAGCAGTAGCCGTAAAGCACCCGAACAATTTATACCCGATGATTATGTGTTTTTTGAGACAAAAAAAGAGTTGATGGCTGCTGTTTTAAAAAACGTGAAAAATATTCAAGAACTATTACTTTCCTTTTCTGACGCTGAATTAGACACTTTGACCCTACCTCATCCTTTGGTGGGACGCCTTACTATACGAGAAATGTTCTATTTAATGAGTTACCATCCTTTGCATCATCTAAAGCAAATAAAAGAGCAGTTGTTAGAGAAAGATGCGTAA
- a CDS encoding ferritin-like domain-containing protein produces the protein MKKEIISVSNAQTTLDTGRRDFLKLSGVTLALAGLTLVGCEDEPIMDTNMVFDLGKGDVGILNYAYALEQLEADFYTKVVNNFYAGISSKEKELFTDLYHHEVIHRDFFKAAISGATTNVLPMLEFHYPNVNFNDRNSVLATAKALEDTGVAAYNGAGKYISNADYLVIAGKIVSVEARHAAAIRDLINPGSSAFSGDDVIDANGLDLAKEPSEIVPTAAGFIKTSFTWKEQGIQ, from the coding sequence ATGAAAAAAGAAATTATTAGTGTATCGAACGCACAAACCACGTTGGATACCGGCAGAAGAGATTTTCTAAAGCTTAGCGGCGTAACACTTGCGTTGGCAGGACTTACCTTGGTGGGCTGCGAAGATGAACCTATTATGGACACCAATATGGTTTTCGATTTAGGTAAGGGCGATGTGGGGATATTGAATTATGCGTATGCCTTGGAACAGCTGGAAGCTGATTTTTACACCAAAGTGGTAAATAATTTTTATGCAGGAATATCAAGCAAAGAAAAAGAACTATTTACCGATTTGTATCACCATGAAGTAATCCACAGAGATTTTTTTAAAGCTGCAATTAGTGGTGCCACCACAAATGTGTTGCCTATGCTAGAATTTCACTATCCAAATGTGAATTTCAACGATAGAAATTCGGTTTTAGCCACTGCAAAAGCCTTAGAAGATACAGGAGTGGCTGCATATAATGGTGCTGGAAAATATATATCAAATGCAGATTATTTGGTAATTGCCGGAAAAATTGTTTCGGTGGAAGCCCGCCACGCTGCAGCCATTAGAGATTTAATTAACCCAGGGTCTAGTGCTTTTTCAGGGGATGATGTTATCGACGCAAACGGATTGGATCTTGCAAAAGAACCCAGCGAAATTGTACCAACCGCAGCAGGTTTCATTAAAACGTCTTTCACATGGAAAGAGCAAGGAATTCAATAA
- a CDS encoding fasciclin domain-containing protein, giving the protein MKIQSTISAFVLAALTCAFSGTASAQTMKEQTVMVGGAPMYPSKNIIENAVNSKDHKTLVAAVKAAGLVETLQGDGPFTVFAPTDKAFSKLPKGTVEELLKPENKPMLTKVLTYHVLAGNYSAKQVWDAVKAGNGKATMATVVGTPLTFWTKGKDLYVTDVKGNNAKVTIADVNQSNGVIHVIDTVLMP; this is encoded by the coding sequence ATGAAAATTCAATCAACAATCTCAGCATTTGTTTTAGCAGCTTTAACATGTGCTTTTAGCGGAACAGCTTCTGCCCAAACGATGAAAGAACAAACGGTAATGGTGGGCGGTGCACCTATGTATCCATCCAAAAACATCATTGAAAATGCCGTAAATTCAAAAGACCACAAAACATTGGTGGCTGCTGTAAAAGCTGCAGGCTTGGTGGAAACTTTACAAGGTGATGGTCCTTTTACCGTATTTGCACCAACCGACAAAGCATTCTCTAAATTGCCAAAAGGCACCGTGGAAGAGCTTTTAAAACCAGAAAACAAACCCATGCTTACAAAAGTGCTGACTTATCATGTGCTGGCAGGAAATTACAGTGCAAAACAAGTTTGGGATGCTGTGAAAGCAGGTAACGGAAAAGCAACTATGGCTACTGTTGTCGGCACACCACTGACTTTTTGGACTAAAGGAAAAGATTTATATGTAACCGATGTGAAAGGAAACAACGCAAAAGTGACCATTGCCGATGTTAACCAATCAAACGGTGTGATTCATGTAATTGATACTGTTTTAATGCCTTAA
- a CDS encoding cytochrome-c peroxidase yields the protein MKNNLLPAAIIVSLLFFNFGPLAHKYAASNDIYDSIIPLYKQPIKNWPTPTIDKGVIWNEFESIKRDSNYFKTQDLPDVILGKMLFFDPKLSKSNQISCSTCHDPELGWTDRRRVALGHDHLQGARNTMTLFNIADRNSFFWDGRAKTLEQQVTGPISAHNEMAANADSIVSKLSKLQGYRTLVKNAYGTDKITFNHLAKALAAFQKSIKSQPSRFDKFIDGDYNALTDQEIYGMHLFRTKARCMNCHSGKHLTDESFHNIGLTYYKREYQDLGRYNITELPDDVGKFKTPSLRDLLLTRPWMHNGLFDNLEGIVNIYNSGMQMNSPTPEQKEQDPLHPYTDPLLKPLKLTKEEKKALVAFMESLSGTQYKMRRPDFPVN from the coding sequence ATGAAAAATAATTTATTACCGGCAGCGATAATTGTTTCCCTGCTTTTCTTTAATTTTGGACCACTTGCTCACAAATACGCTGCTAGCAATGATATTTATGATTCCATCATCCCCTTGTATAAACAACCCATAAAAAATTGGCCCACTCCCACTATTGATAAAGGAGTTATATGGAACGAATTTGAAAGCATTAAAAGAGATTCTAATTATTTTAAAACACAAGATTTACCAGATGTAATTTTGGGAAAAATGCTCTTTTTTGATCCGAAGTTATCAAAATCGAACCAAATATCATGCAGTACTTGTCATGACCCCGAATTGGGCTGGACAGATCGCCGACGTGTTGCTTTAGGTCATGATCATTTACAGGGTGCTCGCAATACCATGACCCTGTTTAACATTGCAGACAGAAACTCTTTTTTTTGGGATGGTCGTGCCAAAACTTTAGAGCAACAAGTAACAGGGCCTATTAGTGCCCACAACGAAATGGCTGCAAATGCAGATAGTATCGTTTCCAAATTATCTAAATTACAAGGCTACAGAACACTGGTAAAAAATGCTTATGGAACAGATAAAATAACTTTTAATCATCTAGCAAAAGCTTTAGCTGCATTTCAAAAATCAATAAAAAGCCAACCCAGCAGATTTGATAAATTTATCGATGGGGATTATAATGCTTTAACCGACCAGGAAATTTATGGCATGCACCTTTTTAGAACAAAAGCACGATGTATGAATTGCCATTCAGGAAAACACCTTACCGATGAATCATTTCACAATATTGGATTAACTTACTATAAAAGAGAATATCAAGATTTAGGCAGATATAATATAACAGAGCTACCCGATGATGTAGGTAAATTTAAAACACCTAGTTTAAGAGATTTACTTCTAACCCGTCCTTGGATGCACAATGGTCTTTTTGATAATTTAGAAGGTATTGTAAACATCTACAATAGTGGTATGCAAATGAATAGTCCTACGCCGGAGCAAAAAGAACAAGACCCTTTGCACCCATATACTGACCCTTTACTAAAGCCACTTAAATTAACAAAAGAAGAAAAGAAAGCATTAGTTGCATTTATGGAATCATTATCTGGCACTCAATATAAGATGAGAAGACCCGATTTTCCTGTTAACTAA
- a CDS encoding ferritin-like domain-containing protein, translated as MNLLKILNKLSDDQFYTKQASRLDALTGMTDIGTKAAIAALPLGLGSLFTTTAQTKNNATTAPNAFAAGVLTDALQLALTLEYLEDEYYRMGLDAGGLIPSADRTVFMQIAKHETAHVAFLKAALTSLGETPVAKPTFDFTAGGNFNPFTDYNQFLILAQAFEDTGVRAYKGQAGNVMGNKQILQAALQIHSVEARHASQVRRMRNNKGWIELDNGGNMPAATNAVYAGEENITQAGFNTANAFGAAAGSAAYDEVLSGSDADTIAGLFIV; from the coding sequence ATGAATTTACTAAAGATATTAAACAAGCTTTCAGATGATCAATTCTACACGAAACAAGCTTCAAGGTTAGATGCCCTCACCGGCATGACCGACATAGGAACTAAAGCGGCAATAGCGGCACTGCCGTTGGGTTTGGGTAGTTTATTCACAACAACTGCACAAACAAAAAACAATGCCACAACTGCTCCAAATGCTTTTGCAGCAGGTGTGTTGACCGATGCTTTGCAATTGGCACTCACCTTAGAATATTTAGAAGATGAATATTACCGCATGGGGTTAGATGCCGGCGGTTTGATACCATCAGCAGACCGAACTGTTTTTATGCAAATTGCAAAACACGAAACAGCACATGTAGCTTTTCTAAAAGCAGCATTAACGTCATTGGGCGAAACTCCGGTAGCAAAACCCACTTTTGATTTTACAGCAGGTGGCAATTTTAACCCTTTCACAGACTATAACCAGTTTCTAATTTTGGCACAAGCATTTGAAGACACCGGAGTACGTGCTTATAAAGGCCAGGCAGGAAATGTGATGGGCAACAAACAAATACTGCAAGCTGCTTTACAAATACACTCGGTTGAAGCACGCCATGCCTCGCAAGTACGCCGAATGCGCAACAACAAAGGCTGGATTGAATTAGACAATGGCGGCAATATGCCGGCCGCAACCAATGCTGTTTATGCTGGCGAAGAAAACATTACCCAAGCAGGTTTTAACACCGCCAATGCATTTGGTGCAGCAGCTGGCTCCGCAGCCTATGATGAGGTATTAAGCGGATCGGATGCAGACACGATAGCCGGCTTGTTTATTGTATAA
- a CDS encoding IS30 family transposase, translating into MGHLTLEQRYKIETYHSLGKRIIEIADYIGRDKSVVSREIKRNSDGRNGIYKASLAHRKAQKRHQIKPKKLTFTPEVISNVKQYLEQDFSPEQMVGRAVLEGKKMVSHERIYQYIWKDKRAGGNLYKHLRTKGKKYRKRASSKDNRGLIANRVDISKRPQIVEKKERFGDLEIDLVIGKDHKGALLTINDRATGLLFMGKIDSKEAKAVETKTIELLKDWKPLLYTITSDNGKEFANHEQLSEKLAIDYFFAKPYHSWERGANENLNGLVRQYFPKSSNFESITQDQINRVINILNNRPRKRFGFKTPNEVFALKMNENRRVAFKT; encoded by the coding sequence ATGGGACATTTAACGCTTGAACAAAGATACAAAATTGAAACTTACCACAGCTTAGGTAAACGAATTATTGAAATTGCCGACTATATCGGGAGAGACAAATCGGTTGTTTCTAGAGAAATCAAGAGAAATTCTGATGGCAGAAACGGAATTTATAAAGCCAGTTTAGCACATCGAAAAGCCCAAAAAAGGCATCAAATCAAGCCTAAAAAACTTACATTCACTCCAGAGGTTATAAGCAATGTAAAACAGTATTTAGAGCAAGATTTCAGTCCGGAGCAAATGGTAGGAAGAGCCGTTTTAGAAGGAAAAAAAATGGTTTCTCACGAACGTATTTATCAGTATATCTGGAAAGATAAGCGAGCCGGTGGCAACCTATACAAACATTTGAGAACCAAAGGTAAAAAATACCGCAAAAGAGCTAGTTCAAAAGACAATAGAGGATTGATAGCCAATAGGGTAGATATCAGCAAACGACCGCAAATTGTGGAGAAAAAAGAACGATTTGGAGATCTAGAAATAGATTTAGTTATTGGTAAAGATCATAAAGGTGCACTATTAACTATTAACGACCGTGCCACAGGATTACTTTTTATGGGAAAAATTGACAGCAAAGAAGCAAAAGCCGTAGAAACCAAAACAATAGAACTTTTAAAAGACTGGAAACCTTTATTATACACCATTACATCAGACAATGGAAAGGAATTTGCCAACCACGAGCAACTCTCAGAAAAGCTCGCTATTGATTACTTTTTTGCAAAGCCATATCATAGTTGGGAAAGAGGTGCTAATGAAAATTTAAATGGTTTAGTAAGACAATATTTTCCCAAAAGTTCTAACTTTGAATCGATAACCCAAGATCAAATTAATAGAGTTATTAATATTTTAAACAACAGACCACGAAAAAGATTTGGTTTCAAAACGCCTAACGAAGTTTTTGCTCTAAAAATGAACGAAAATAGACGAGTTGCATTTAAAACTTGA